The Kitasatospora paranensis genome has a window encoding:
- a CDS encoding DEAD/DEAH box helicase — translation MDSTMPEEQLSPAEAYAASRRRAAEQATELYGFQQLYDFPLDPFQIEACRALEAGEGVLVAAPTGSGKTIVGEFAVHLALASGRKCFYTTPIKALSNQKFGDLVKRYGAAKVGLLTGDNSVNGDAPVVVMTTEVLRNMLYAGSRALDGLGYVVMDEVHYLADRFRGAVWEEVIIHLPESVVLASLSATVSNAEEFGDWLDTVRGGTRVIVSEHRPVPLWQHVMAGNRMYDLFANPDRDGRPKDAPRNPAKAVNPELVRLARAEIDRGGRDRFAKGRGRSMPTGRPGRVWTPSRVDVIERLDAEGLLPAITFIFSRAGCEAAVQQCLSSGLRLNRDSDRRQVREIVEQRCYDIPDEDLHVLGYYEWLDGLERGIAAHHAGMLPRFKEVVEELFVKGLVKAVFATETLALGINMPARSVVMEKLVKWNGETHADITPGEYTQLTGRAGRRGIDVEGHAVVLWQRGIDPEALAGLAGTRTYPLRSSFRPSYNMAVNLVGQFGRHRSRELLETSFAQFQADRSVVGLARQVQRNEEGLEGYRESMTCHLGDFDEYMGMRRALKDRENELAREGAGQRRSAAAESIEQLKPGDVIHVPAGKFAGLALVLDPGLPPVNRTGRGAPRHPDYQDGPRPVVLTAERQVKRLAMIDFPYPVQAVDRMRIPKSFNPRSPQSRRDLASALRTKAGHVEPERYRKGRAAAADDPEIARLRAALRQHPCHGCDEREDHARWSERYHRLHRDTDLLERRMRSRTHTIARTFDRVCGLLTDLGYLSGDTVTADGKRLGRLYGELDLLASECIREGVWNGLAAAELAACASALVYESRQADDAAAPRVPEGGAKEALGRMIRIWGHLDALEEQHKISTAEGVGQREPDLGFAWVAYRWALGHNLDAVLRDAELPAGDFVRWTKQLIDVLGQIQDAAGEDAELRTTARKAVDALRRGIIAYSSVG, via the coding sequence ATGGACAGCACCATGCCCGAGGAGCAGCTCAGCCCGGCCGAGGCCTACGCGGCCTCCCGCCGCCGCGCCGCCGAGCAGGCGACCGAGCTGTACGGCTTCCAGCAGCTCTACGACTTCCCGCTCGACCCGTTCCAGATCGAGGCCTGCCGGGCCCTGGAGGCCGGTGAGGGCGTCCTGGTCGCCGCACCGACCGGCTCCGGCAAGACCATCGTCGGCGAGTTCGCCGTCCACCTGGCGCTGGCGAGCGGCCGCAAGTGCTTCTACACCACGCCGATCAAGGCGCTCTCCAACCAGAAGTTCGGCGACCTGGTCAAGCGCTACGGCGCAGCCAAGGTCGGCCTGCTGACGGGTGACAACAGCGTCAACGGCGACGCGCCGGTGGTCGTGATGACCACCGAGGTGCTCCGCAACATGCTGTACGCGGGCTCGCGTGCCCTCGACGGCCTCGGCTACGTGGTGATGGACGAGGTCCACTACCTCGCCGACCGCTTCCGCGGCGCGGTCTGGGAGGAGGTGATCATCCACCTCCCCGAGTCGGTGGTGCTCGCCTCGCTCTCCGCGACGGTCTCCAACGCCGAGGAGTTCGGCGACTGGCTCGACACCGTCCGCGGCGGCACCCGGGTGATCGTCTCCGAGCACCGGCCCGTCCCGCTCTGGCAGCACGTCATGGCCGGCAACCGGATGTACGACCTGTTCGCCAACCCGGACCGCGACGGCCGCCCCAAGGACGCCCCGCGCAACCCGGCCAAGGCGGTCAACCCCGAGCTCGTCCGGCTCGCCCGCGCCGAGATCGACCGCGGCGGCCGCGACCGCTTCGCCAAGGGCCGCGGACGCTCCATGCCCACCGGCCGCCCCGGCCGGGTCTGGACGCCGAGCCGGGTCGACGTCATCGAACGCCTCGACGCCGAGGGCCTGCTGCCCGCGATCACCTTCATCTTCAGCCGCGCGGGCTGCGAGGCCGCCGTCCAGCAGTGCCTCTCCTCCGGGCTGCGGCTCAACCGCGACAGCGACCGCCGGCAGGTCCGGGAGATCGTCGAGCAGCGCTGCTACGACATCCCCGACGAGGACCTGCACGTCCTCGGCTACTACGAGTGGCTCGACGGGCTGGAGCGCGGCATCGCCGCCCACCACGCCGGCATGCTGCCGCGGTTCAAGGAGGTCGTCGAGGAGCTCTTCGTCAAGGGCCTCGTCAAGGCGGTCTTCGCCACCGAGACCCTCGCCCTCGGCATCAACATGCCCGCCCGCTCGGTGGTCATGGAGAAGCTGGTCAAGTGGAACGGCGAGACCCACGCCGACATCACCCCCGGCGAGTACACCCAGCTCACCGGCCGGGCCGGCCGCCGCGGCATCGACGTCGAGGGCCACGCCGTGGTGCTCTGGCAGCGCGGCATCGACCCCGAGGCGCTGGCCGGGCTCGCCGGCACCCGCACCTACCCGCTGCGCTCCTCCTTCCGGCCGTCCTACAACATGGCGGTCAACCTGGTCGGCCAGTTCGGGCGGCACCGCTCCCGCGAACTGCTGGAGACCTCCTTCGCGCAGTTCCAGGCGGACCGGTCGGTGGTCGGCCTCGCCCGCCAGGTGCAGCGCAACGAGGAGGGCCTGGAGGGCTACCGCGAGTCGATGACCTGCCACCTCGGCGACTTCGACGAGTACATGGGCATGCGCCGGGCGCTCAAGGACCGCGAGAACGAACTCGCCCGCGAGGGCGCCGGCCAGCGCCGCTCCGCCGCCGCCGAGTCGATCGAGCAGCTCAAGCCCGGCGACGTCATCCACGTGCCGGCCGGCAAGTTCGCCGGCCTCGCGCTCGTCCTCGACCCGGGCCTGCCCCCGGTGAACCGGACGGGCCGCGGCGCACCCCGCCACCCCGACTACCAGGACGGGCCGCGGCCCGTCGTGCTCACCGCCGAGCGCCAGGTCAAGCGGCTCGCGATGATCGACTTCCCGTACCCCGTCCAGGCGGTCGACCGGATGCGGATCCCGAAGTCCTTCAACCCGCGCAGCCCGCAGTCCCGCCGCGACCTCGCCTCCGCGCTGCGCACCAAGGCCGGCCACGTCGAGCCCGAGCGCTACCGCAAGGGCCGCGCCGCCGCCGCCGACGACCCCGAGATCGCCCGGCTGCGCGCCGCGCTGCGCCAGCACCCCTGCCACGGCTGCGACGAGCGCGAGGACCACGCCCGCTGGTCCGAGCGCTACCACCGGCTGCACCGCGACACCGACCTGCTGGAGCGCCGGATGCGCTCCCGCACGCACACCATCGCCCGGACTTTCGACCGGGTCTGCGGCCTGCTCACCGACCTCGGCTACCTCAGCGGCGACACCGTCACCGCGGACGGCAAGCGCCTCGGCCGCCTCTACGGCGAACTCGACCTGCTCGCCTCCGAGTGCATCCGCGAGGGCGTCTGGAACGGCCTCGCCGCCGCCGAACTCGCCGCCTGCGCCTCGGCGCTGGTCTACGAGTCCCGGCAGGCCGACGACGCGGCCGCGCCCCGGGTGCCGGAGGGCGGGGCCAAGGAGGCGCTCGGCCGGATGATCCGGATCTGGGGCCACCTCGACGCCCTGGAGGAGCAGCACAAGATCTCCACCGCCGAGGGCGTCGGCCAGCGCGAGCCCGACCTCGGCTTCGCCTGGGTCGCCTACCGCTGGGCGCTCGGCCACAACCTGGACGCGGTGCTGCGCGACGCCGAACTGCCGGCCGGCGACTTCGTCCGCTGGACGAAGCAGCTGATCGACGTGCTCGGCCAGATCCAGGACGCCGCCGGCGAGGACGCCGAGCTGCGCACCACCGCCCGCAAGGCGGTCGACGCGCTGCGCCGCGGCATCATCGCCTACTCCTCGGTGGGGTAG
- a CDS encoding sphingomyelin phosphodiesterase → MLTRRSAAALASAAAAALLLGGTAPTASAQDTTSLSVFAFNVDLGTAIVDSTQHEQAATRTPVIESIVRQHSADVVILDENFNNTSTADINSRLADLYPYRTPVVGQTCSGGGWTGISGNCSNSWFVINGGTMILSKYPITAQYAHVFGNSTYGTWDYHANKGAALVRIDKGGTKAWVVGTHLQADESDVPTDTTQATRLGQLGEIRSWVNGIAGTDAPVLIGGDLNVEYLHGQARGDFANAQNAVGGVLGTPATDPNATRTTMDCPVSAWCQYMAGVETFPTDYRDDLDYLGYLNAPGRPVPAALPTVTVDVDPQPGWTPGQVDTRAPSDHYPVEATFQLH, encoded by the coding sequence ATGCTCACGCGCCGCTCGGCCGCCGCCCTCGCCTCGGCGGCGGCCGCCGCCCTGCTGCTCGGCGGCACCGCCCCGACCGCCTCCGCCCAGGACACCACCAGCCTCTCGGTGTTCGCCTTCAACGTCGACCTCGGCACCGCGATCGTCGACTCCACCCAGCACGAGCAGGCGGCCACCCGCACCCCGGTGATCGAGTCGATCGTCCGTCAGCACAGCGCCGACGTGGTGATCCTGGACGAGAACTTCAACAACACCTCGACCGCCGACATCAACAGCCGGCTGGCCGACCTCTACCCCTACCGCACCCCGGTGGTCGGCCAGACCTGCTCCGGCGGCGGCTGGACGGGCATCAGCGGCAACTGTTCGAACTCGTGGTTCGTCATCAACGGCGGCACCATGATCCTCTCGAAGTACCCGATCACCGCCCAGTACGCCCACGTCTTCGGCAACTCGACGTACGGCACCTGGGACTACCACGCCAACAAGGGCGCGGCCCTGGTGCGGATCGACAAGGGCGGCACCAAGGCCTGGGTGGTGGGCACCCACCTGCAGGCCGACGAGTCCGACGTCCCCACCGACACCACCCAGGCCACCCGGCTCGGCCAGCTCGGCGAGATCCGCTCCTGGGTGAACGGCATCGCCGGCACCGACGCGCCGGTGCTCATCGGCGGTGACCTCAACGTCGAGTACCTGCACGGGCAGGCCCGCGGCGACTTCGCCAACGCCCAGAACGCCGTCGGCGGCGTCCTCGGCACCCCGGCGACCGACCCCAACGCGACCCGGACCACCATGGACTGCCCGGTCTCGGCCTGGTGCCAGTACATGGCGGGCGTGGAGACCTTCCCGACGGACTACCGGGACGACCTGGACTACCTCGGCTACCTGAACGCGCCGGGCCGGCCCGTCCCGGCCGCGCTGCCGACCGTCACGGTCGACGTCGACCCGCAGCCCGGCTGGACGCCGGGCCAGGTGGACACCCGGGCGCCCAGCGACCACTACCCGGTCGAGGCCACCTTCCAGCTGCACTGA
- a CDS encoding 5'-3' exonuclease — protein MLLDTASLYFRAYFGVPESLKSPDGQPVNAVRGLLDFIARLVQDHRPDHLVACMDADWRPQWRVDLIPSYKTHRLAPEPTVAGEEEIPDTLAPQVPVIEQVLDALGIARVGVAGYEADDVIGTLATAARGPVEIVTGDRDLFQLVDDARGVQVIYPVKGVGNAEVITEAALLDKYGVTGPEYADMAALRGDPSDGLPGVKGIGEKTATQLIREYGDLAGIRAAAADPVSKLTPARRKNILEGAAYLDVAPTVVRVATDVPLPDFDPVLPGEPLHPMALEALSEQWGLGGSLERVLAVLGG, from the coding sequence ATGCTGCTCGACACCGCGAGCCTCTACTTCCGTGCCTACTTCGGCGTCCCGGAGTCCCTGAAGTCCCCGGACGGGCAGCCGGTGAACGCCGTCCGCGGCCTGCTGGACTTCATCGCCCGGCTCGTCCAGGACCACCGCCCCGACCACCTGGTCGCCTGCATGGACGCCGACTGGCGGCCGCAGTGGCGGGTCGACCTCATCCCCTCCTACAAGACCCACCGGCTCGCGCCGGAGCCCACCGTGGCAGGTGAGGAGGAGATCCCCGACACGCTGGCCCCGCAGGTGCCCGTGATCGAGCAGGTGCTGGACGCGCTGGGCATCGCCCGGGTCGGCGTGGCCGGCTACGAGGCCGACGACGTGATCGGCACCCTCGCCACCGCGGCCCGGGGCCCGGTGGAGATCGTCACCGGGGACCGCGACCTGTTCCAGCTGGTCGACGACGCCCGCGGCGTCCAGGTGATCTACCCGGTCAAGGGCGTCGGCAACGCCGAGGTCATCACCGAGGCCGCCCTCCTCGACAAGTACGGCGTCACCGGCCCCGAGTACGCCGACATGGCCGCCCTGCGCGGCGACCCCAGCGACGGCCTGCCCGGTGTCAAGGGCATCGGCGAGAAGACCGCCACCCAACTCATCCGCGAGTACGGCGACCTCGCCGGCATCCGCGCCGCAGCCGCCGACCCGGTCTCCAAGCTCACCCCGGCCCGCCGCAAGAACATCCTCGAAGGCGCCGCCTACCTCGACGTCGCCCCCACCGTCGTCCGCGTCGCCACCGACGTGCCGCTGCCCGACTTCGACCCGGTGCTGCCCGGCGAACCCCTCCACCCCATGGCCCTGGAGGCGCTCTCCGAGCAGTGGGGGCTGGGCGGCTCGCTGGAGCGGGTGCTGGCGGTCCTGGGCGGCTGA
- a CDS encoding cation diffusion facilitator family transporter, with product MAGRRHEHDHEHGDAHGHQDGHGHGGHSHAVSADADRRWLVGALVLITAFMVGEVLVGLAAGSLALISDAAHMLTDAAAIGLALVAMRLAARPARGGYTYGLKRAEILSAQANGVTLLVLSAWLGYEAVRRLISPPEVAGGLVLVTALVGVAVNIAAAWCMSKANRSSLNVEGAFQHVLTDLYAFIATAVAGAVVLTTGFVRADAVASLIVVALMLKAGVGLVRASARIFLEAAPAGIDPDAVADRLVAAPLVEEIHDLHIWEITSGQPALSAHILVESGGDCHAVRRELQRRLREEYRITHATLQVDHVGEEGPQELLQIGRAAAMEALEAEHCADAHGPVHRSGPHRH from the coding sequence ATGGCCGGCCGCCGGCACGAGCACGACCACGAGCACGGAGACGCGCACGGGCACCAGGACGGCCACGGCCACGGCGGCCACAGCCACGCGGTGTCCGCGGACGCCGACCGGCGCTGGCTGGTGGGCGCCCTCGTCCTGATCACGGCGTTCATGGTGGGTGAGGTCCTGGTGGGCCTGGCCGCCGGGTCGCTGGCCCTGATCTCGGACGCGGCACACATGCTGACCGACGCCGCGGCGATCGGACTGGCCCTGGTAGCCATGCGGCTCGCCGCCCGGCCCGCCCGCGGCGGCTACACCTACGGGCTCAAGCGGGCCGAGATCCTCTCCGCCCAGGCCAATGGCGTCACCCTGCTGGTGCTCTCCGCCTGGCTGGGCTACGAGGCCGTCCGGCGGCTGATCTCCCCGCCGGAGGTGGCCGGCGGCCTGGTGCTGGTGACCGCGCTGGTCGGCGTGGCGGTGAACATCGCGGCGGCCTGGTGCATGTCGAAGGCCAACCGGAGCTCGCTGAACGTCGAGGGCGCCTTCCAGCACGTACTGACCGACCTGTACGCCTTCATCGCCACCGCGGTGGCCGGCGCGGTGGTGCTGACCACCGGCTTCGTCCGGGCCGACGCCGTCGCCTCGCTGATCGTGGTGGCGCTCATGCTGAAGGCCGGCGTGGGCCTCGTCCGGGCCTCCGCGCGGATCTTCCTCGAGGCCGCCCCGGCGGGCATCGACCCGGACGCGGTGGCCGACCGGCTGGTCGCCGCACCGCTGGTCGAGGAGATCCACGACCTGCACATCTGGGAGATCACCTCGGGCCAGCCGGCGCTCTCCGCGCACATCCTGGTCGAGTCGGGCGGCGACTGCCACGCGGTGCGCCGCGAGCTCCAGCGCCGGCTGCGCGAGGAGTACCGGATCACCCACGCCACCCTGCAGGTCGACCACGTCGGCGAGGAAGGTCCGCAGGAGCTGCTGCAGATCGGCCGCGCGGCCGCCATGGAGGCGCTGGAGGCGGAGCACTGCGCGGACGCGCACGGGCCGGTGCACCGCAGCGGGCCGCACCGGCACTGA
- a CDS encoding gamma-glutamyl-gamma-aminobutyrate hydrolase family protein, which produces MTPRPVIGISTLVTDAAWGRWERIRTVLLAERYPAVVQAAGGLAVLLPPDAAEHAADAVARIDALVISGGSDVDPARYGAARHPETDGGEPERDAWEAALLTAALAGGVPVLGICRGLQLLNVVLGGTLVQHLPDVVGHHGHLGAPGTYGRHTVRPVPGTLLAGVLPEESLDVPTFHHQAVDRLGDGLAVSAWAEDGTVEAVEGPGFTLGVQWHPEQGDDLRLMAALVRQAAAVRSASLAPVGT; this is translated from the coding sequence ATGACTCCACGGCCCGTGATCGGCATCAGCACACTCGTCACCGACGCCGCCTGGGGGCGGTGGGAGCGGATCCGCACCGTCCTGCTCGCCGAGCGCTACCCGGCGGTGGTGCAGGCGGCCGGCGGGCTGGCCGTCCTGCTGCCGCCGGACGCGGCCGAGCATGCCGCGGACGCCGTCGCCCGGATCGACGCCCTGGTGATCTCCGGCGGCTCGGACGTCGACCCCGCCCGATACGGCGCCGCGCGGCACCCCGAGACCGACGGGGGCGAGCCCGAGCGCGACGCCTGGGAGGCCGCGCTGCTGACGGCCGCGCTGGCCGGCGGGGTGCCGGTGCTGGGCATCTGCCGCGGGCTGCAACTGCTGAACGTCGTCCTCGGCGGCACCCTCGTCCAGCACCTGCCGGACGTGGTCGGCCACCACGGGCACCTGGGCGCGCCCGGGACGTACGGGCGGCACACCGTCCGTCCGGTGCCGGGGACACTGCTGGCCGGGGTGCTGCCGGAGGAGTCCCTGGACGTGCCGACCTTCCACCACCAGGCCGTGGACCGGCTCGGGGACGGGCTGGCCGTCAGCGCCTGGGCCGAGGACGGCACCGTGGAGGCGGTCGAGGGGCCCGGCTTCACCCTCGGCGTCCAGTGGCACCCCGAACAGGGCGACGACCTGCGGCTGATGGCGGCCCTCGTCCGGCAGGCGGCGGCCGTCCGCAGCGCGTCGCTGGCGCCCGTCGGCACATGA
- a CDS encoding SDR family oxidoreductase yields MAQSAGSGRPAGRVAVVSGVSGFAGEAGAAVARRLAEDGARVVCADPDERAGRAVARSVGGLFVHTDPLDEYMVEALFDEAYETFGGLDAVVNGAGGPPSADGPPLETSPDTWRAVLDGRLTAVFLACRAALPYLRRHGHGSVVNLAGPAVESGVAATVAAAGVVTLTRELAGRFGPEGIRFNAVGEDGGRVDRLAAAAAYLVGDGAAGVNGTVIRFSP; encoded by the coding sequence ATGGCGCAGTCGGCGGGGTCCGGCCGCCCGGCCGGGCGGGTCGCGGTGGTCTCCGGGGTGAGCGGGTTCGCCGGGGAGGCCGGGGCGGCCGTCGCCCGGCGGCTTGCCGAGGACGGTGCGCGGGTGGTCTGCGCCGACCCCGACGAGCGGGCCGGCCGGGCGGTGGCCCGCTCGGTCGGCGGGCTGTTCGTGCACACCGACCCCCTGGACGAGTACATGGTGGAGGCGCTGTTCGACGAGGCGTACGAGACCTTCGGCGGGCTGGATGCGGTGGTCAACGGCGCCGGCGGCCCGCCGTCCGCCGACGGTCCGCCGCTGGAGACCTCGCCCGACACCTGGCGGGCGGTGCTGGACGGCCGGCTCACCGCGGTCTTCCTCGCCTGCCGGGCCGCCCTGCCGTACCTGCGCCGGCACGGCCACGGTTCGGTGGTGAACCTCGCCGGTCCCGCGGTCGAGAGCGGGGTGGCCGCGACGGTGGCGGCCGCCGGGGTGGTCACGCTGACCCGGGAACTGGCCGGGCGGTTCGGGCCCGAGGGCATCCGCTTCAACGCGGTGGGCGAGGACGGAGGCCGGGTCGACCGGCTGGCCGCCGCCGCCGCGTACCTGGTCGGGGACGGT